A stretch of DNA from Candidatus Methanoperedens sp.:
TGTCCTGTCAGCATACTGAGCAGTCCTGATATCATGAGTGACAAGAATTATTGATCTCCCCTGGTCATGCAGGTTTTTGAAAATCTTCATTATCTGATCTCTGGCCTTTGTATCAAGATTTCCAGTTGGTTCATCCGCAAGGATAATGGATGGTTCATTTGCAAGTGCCCTTGCTATAGAAACTCTCTGTCTCTCTCCACCTGATAGCTCCGTAGGCCTGTGCAGTATTCTATCTTCCAGTCCCACATCCCTCAAGAGGACTTTTGCCCGCTCGATCCTTTTTTGTTTCGGGATTTCCTGGTAAATCATAGGAAGCTCAACGTTCCTCAGGGCATTCAATCTGGCAAGAAGATTAAAATTCTGAAAAACAAAACCTATTTTTCGTCCTCTGATCTTTGCCAGCTCG
This window harbors:
- a CDS encoding ABC transporter ATP-binding protein, which translates into the protein MSGNVVVVENINKVYQLGDMAVPVLKDVYLAIKKKEFVAIMGPSGSGKSSLLNLIGCLDRPSTGKIFIDDTDTSNLSDDELAKIRGRKIGFVFQNFNLLARLNALRNVELPMIYQEIPKQKRIERAKVLLRDVGLEDRILHRPTELSGGERQRVSIARALANEPSIILADEPTGNLDTKARDQIMKIFKNLHDQGRSIILVTHDIRTAQYADRTIRIEDGKIVNS